In Polyodon spathula isolate WHYD16114869_AA chromosome 39, ASM1765450v1, whole genome shotgun sequence, one genomic interval encodes:
- the LOC121304641 gene encoding major facilitator superfamily domain-containing protein 4A-like, with protein sequence MLLDERIVTLFKQNLQHTLTYWSVFFSFGLCIALLGPTILDLRCQTQSTLQEITWVFFSQQFCLLIGSAVGGIFKKTLFCSLTALFVSSLLISVVFAIIPLCHNVLVLAVVMAVAGLAMGVIDTIANIQLVKLYQKDSAVFLQALHFFIGLGALVSPLIADPFLSETNCLQGNNTSNATEVMHHIRHTLTSPSASNLSQYELPMEGEVVTQVSYAFWIMALINLPVPIAVFLLMKRESMVPCCRSSSPLLLTRDELAMETQGTDAQDPPSKDSDMEGHGSLFSCCRGERLQDVPVSFFGIYILGGLVLFMTDGIVGEYSGFVYSYAVANPMNMAHKTAGCLASVFWAAITVGRLGAIPLSYRFKPAGLLLVNLSGVIVTVLLLLIFCKSTAFLFVGTWFLGMFLSSIFPCMLAYTEDILEYQGCATTVLVTSAGMGEMVCQVMVGLIIHIKGSYSFLLSGMIIGCLGFILFFILLFFHRTYKQHLTVGLGKTHITE encoded by the exons ATGCTGCTGGACGAGCGGATTGTCACCCTTTTCAAACAGAACCTGCAGCACACGCTCACTTACTGGAGCGTGTTCTTCAGTTTCGGACTCTGCATCGCTTTGCTCGGTCCGACCATCCTGGATCTGCGGTGCCAGACACAGTCCACCTTGCAGGAGATCACATGGGTGTTTTTCTCGCAGCAATTCTGCCTGCTGATCGGCAGCGCCGTCGGAGGAATATTCAAAAAGAC GTTATTCTGCTCCTTGACGGCTCTCTTTGTCTCCTCCCTGCTCATCTCGGTAGTCTTTGCCATCATCCCGCTGTGCCACAATGTCCTGGTGCTGGCAGTGGTCATGGCGGTGGCAGGGCTGGCCATGGGCGTCATCGACACCATCGCCAACATCCAGCTGGTTAAGCTCTACCAGAAGGACTCGGCCGTCTTCCTGCAG GCTCTGCATTTCTTCATTGGCCTGGGCGCCCTGGTGAGCCCCCTCATTGCGGACCCTTTCCTCTCAGAGACCAACTGCTTGCAGGGCAACAACACCAGCAACGCCACCGAGGTCATGCACCACATCCGGCACACGCTGACCAGCCCGTCTGCCAGTAACCTGTCCCAGTACGAGCTGCCCATGGAGGGAGAGGTGGTCACCCAGGTCTCCTACGCATTCTGGATCATGGCTCTGATCAAC CTGCCTGTGCCCATTGCCGTGTTCCTGCTGATGAAGAGGGAGAGCATGGTACCCTGCTGCAGGAGCTCTAGCCCCCTTCTCCTCACTCGGGATGAGCTGGCCATGGAGACGCAAGGCACGGACGCACAGGACCCACCCAGCAAGGACTCCGACATGGAAG GTCACGGCAGTCTGTTCAGTTGCTGTCGGGGGGAGCGGCTCCAGGACGTGCCCGTGTCTTTCTTTGGAATCTACATCTTGGGCGGGCTGGTGCTGTTCATGACCGATGGCATCGTG GGGGAGTACTCTGGCTTTGTGTATAGCTATGCAGTAGCCAACCCCATGAATATGGCCCACAAGACGGCTGGCTGTTTGGCCAGTGTGTTTTGGGCAGCCATCACCGTGGGCAGGCTGGGGGCCATCCCGCTCTCCTATCGATTCAAACCCGCCGGCTTGCTGCTTGTGAACCTG AGTGGGGTGATTGTCACGGTCTTGCTGCTCCTGATCTTCTGTAAGAGCACAGCGTTCCTCTTCGTGGGGACCTGGTTCCTGGGCATGTTCCTTAGCAGCATCTTCCCCTGCATGCTGGCCTATACAGAGGACATCCTGGAATACCAAG GCTGTGCTACGACTGTTTTAGTGACCAGTGCTGGAATGGGGGAAATGGTCTGTCAAGTAATGGTTGGATTG ATCATTCACATTAAGGGCAGCTACAGCTTCCTGTTGTCAGGGATGATCATTGGCTGCCTGGGCTTCATCCTTTTCTTCATCCTGCTCTTCTTCCACAGAACGTACAAGCAGCATCTCACAG TGGGGCTCGGAAAAACACACATCACGGAATAG
- the LOC121304729 gene encoding ETS domain-containing protein Elk-4-like — protein MDCSVTLWQFLVQLLLDPRKEHLIRWTSDDGEFKLLQAEEVARLWGVRKNKPSMNYDKLSRALRYYYDKDIIKKVNGQKFVYRFVRYPEILNQDPSLGCRGEGTADGGGGAPEPDEAPRDKENQSGVEKGAAGQTSSKTSSRNDYIHSGLYTSFTLNSLHAHTQLFKSIKVENPKEKLAEKKPQEPPQSVIKFGTTPSCNFPVIALEMIPKALPPVPQAPPPAVRTEAQELHVKRRTDSNCVKETPPPPSASDGAPPTVPNVSSPFPSLASGSSSSPSPSLAPDSSQELVIDDPDIKSVSSQPPELQVQPSQDTQGSPSGSSSSSSSSGSNHGGKAKKPKGLELTPTLVVTSSEPSPLSLASPSLPTASLTPAFLQTPTLLLTPSPLLSNIHFWSTLSPVAPLSPARRQGAHTLFQFPSVFNSHMQLPVPNMDGSNTPGPMSPDPQRT, from the exons ATGGACTGTTCGGTCACTCTGTGGCAGTTCCTGGTGCAGCTCTTGCTTGACCCCCGCAAGGAGCATCTGATCCGCTGGACCTCAGATGACGGCGAGTTCAAGCTGCTGCAGGCCGAGGAAGTGGCCAGGCTCTGGGGGGTGCGCAAGAACAAGCCCAGCATGAACTACGACAAGCTGAGCCGAGCCCTGCGCTACTACTATGACAAG gataTCATCAAGAAGGTGAATGGTCAGAAGTTTGTGTACCGCTTTGTGAGGTACCCAGAGATCCTGAACCAAGATCCAAGTTTAGGGTGCAGGGGGGAGGGCACTGCGGATGGGGGTGGTGGGGCCCCTGAGCCGGACGAGGCCCCCAGGGATAAGGAGAACCAGAGCGGGGTTGAGAAGGGAGCAGCGGGCCAGACCTCCAGCAAAACCTCCAGCCGAAACGACTACATCCACTCAGGGCTGTACACCTCCTTCACCCTGAACTCTCTGCACGCCCACACGCAGCTCTTCAAATCCATCAAGGTGGAGAATCCCAAAGAAAAGCTAGCGGAGAAGAAGCCGCAGGAGCCTCCCCAGTCTGTCATCAAGTTTGGGACCACCCCTTCCTGCAATTTCCCCGTCATTGCCTTGGAGATGATTCCAAAAGCCCTGCCCCCTGTTCCGCAGGCTCCTCCCCCTGCAGTTAGGACAGAAGCACAAGAGCTTCATGTCAAACGTCGGACAGACAGTAATTGTGTGAAAGagactcctcctcctccctctgctTCAGATGGAGCTCCTCCCACTGTGCCAAATgtctcctcccccttccccagCCTCGCTTCCGGCTCCTCAAGCTCTCCCTCTCCAAGTCTGGCTCCAGACTCCTCCCAGGAGCTGGTGATTGACGACCCTGATATCAAATCCGTATCCTCCCAGCCTCCAGAGCTGCAG GTGCAGCCCTCCCAGGACACCCAGGGGTCCCCCTcggggagcagcagcagcagcagcagcagcggcagcaaCCACGGCGGCAAGGCCAAGAAGCCCAAGGGTCTGGAGCTGACCCCCACCCTAGTGGTGACCAGCAGTGAACCCAGCCCGCTGAGCCTGGCCAGCCCCTCGCTCCCCACCGCCTCTCTCACCCCTGCCTTCCTGCAG ACCCCCACATTGCTGTTGACTCCAAGCCCTTTGCTCTCCAATATCCACTTCTGGAGCACGCTCAGTCCAGTGGCACCCCTCAGTCCTGCCAGAAGGCAAGGAGCACACACCTTATTTCAG TTCCCCAGTGTTTTCAACAGCCACATGCAGTTGCCTGTCCCCAATATGGATGGCTCCAACACCCCCGGCCCCATGTCCCCAGATCCCCAGAGGACATAG